The Raphanus sativus cultivar WK10039 unplaced genomic scaffold, ASM80110v3 Scaffold1661, whole genome shotgun sequence sequence ttgaataaatcataaacctttggataaactataaacatttggataaaccttaaatctttggataaatcctaatccatgaatcataaacattaaaaattatatcttaataacactaaactctaaatcaatAACTATTaactgtaaacccttggataaatcctaaaccttggattttaggatttatccaagggttcaaggtttatccaaaagtttaggatttagggtttagtgttttcgattaaggatttagtatttatgattaagataaaaatacataaaatagtaatagtttttttttttaatattgttaacgccgtcaataaaatattaaaccttaaatcataaacactaaaccctaaatctttggGTAGACTCTGAACCCtttgataaatcataaattctagagtttatgatttatccaacggtttagaatttagagttaaggatttagggtttaatgttattaagatttagtttttaatgtttatgatttaaggtttatgatttaaagtttatgatttattcaaagatttagaatttacccaaaaatttaggatttaggatttagtattttacTGATTgatttaacaatattaaaaaggaagaattggaaaaaagagaccctttgaacttttgtttgtccatttaggatttttcatatttttggcaatttttgaCATGTTTTGCCCTTCGTTCAtggaaaaaaatagtaaacataactttaaaaatgttaaaaaatatgaaaatgattgGAAACATATgtatgataatttatatgtttaaatttattttttttttaaatggagaatcatattttattttctcttctaaCCAAAATAGAATACACATTATGTTAGTCTGCTTAATCCAGAAAACAGATACTAAGTTTAATACATAGATATATCTAAGGTATATATCCTAAACTAAGGTTTCTTCTACCTTATATCTGAGTTAGAATTAGTTACGTCACAGTCTAGCAATATGTCTTCAGTGTACCAGCAGATATATAACGACATATAGCCCGAACTCTATGATGTACCTTATTTAGATGTTGTGTTATAGACTCTTCTGCCTTTTACCTTATGTGACGCCTAAGGAAGAATAGGCGTTGCACGTGTTGTACTATGTTATGAGTTAGGTATATTGTGTATTCTAGTCAAATtcgaaaaatatggaaacttccattttcggTTATAGATGTTTCCTAATTCTTATACAAAATCTTCCTTAAATCTCGCACTATTTTCTCTCTCAGTTTTTTTCTCTCCAACAATCtttgaattaattaaaattcgAACAACAGTAAAAAAGGATACTCTGTGGTTTTGAACCCACCACCTATGACAATTTTACAAGGGCTTTAACCAATATAACACAAagacttttattatttttgatccaGAATTTAAATATAGTTATTCACTAAAATATGTTTGGTTTATCTTGTGCTCTTTCTCCATCATCCAAATCACTACCTCTGATCAGATACGTTTGATGTTAGTGGTTTAGTTTGCTACAGTAAATAATGTGAAGGGAAACAGGCCATCAAAGCTCTGAGTCTCTAACATCCTTATGGGATTTACTGCGACAAATTCAGAGCAAAAAAACTTAACTGATGGTGGCACCGACAATAGATTCCGCACACAGCTACAATGAAATTGATGATAGAGAGTGTAAAGGGGTCCCGTTCGACAAAAATCCTAGAGAATGAATAAGACTGTGTGACGAAACCATAGAGGAAGAACAAAACTCCAATTCAATGAGATCTGTGTCCGAGaacagaaaggaggaagacaaaaACTACAGGTTTTGTTTTTCTATGGatgcttttaatttttattttaattttccaaataaaaattTGCAAATGGAAGGCAAAGCTGATTTAGAGGTCTTGCTGGTCATGAGATCGCTCATGTAAGATCATGTTTCACTCCAAGACGATGTATTGCAGCATCTCTTGTGATGAAAGTGAAACTTGCTCTGCTGGCCTGAACTGCTCCTGTTATAGCTTCTTCACCTCACTCTGAAACATAACTTCTTCTAGAACTGTTGAGTCAATAGAGTTTGTCTGCAGCAAACAAGAGAGAAAAATGTAAtactagttttttttgtcagtgaagagaagaaaacacttAAAATGCTACTAACCTTGTCAAGTACCGCATATGAACAGCTAAGAAGATCCCTTGCACTGTCTgatttaatatccaaaaaaGTGATGTCAGACGCTGGATCATCAATGCATATCATACTTTTAACCATGGAGAACCATAAAGTCTCTCAAGCTCATGGTTTCGTATCTTTAAAATTCTTGAAAAAGAGGCATACACAATCCATAAACAGATCCAGCTAGTTTCTAATATCAATACCTTGAGGAGATTTTCCGCGGACACGTTTTCACCAAGACTTGGACCAAAACACTGACAAGCAACGAAAAGAATATAACTTGATTCATTGAGAAATATCAAATCAAATAGACGAACTCAACAAAAAATGTATCAGTAATGTTCAGATCATTGATACCAAGACACTTAAACCTTACCGAGCATAAGATATTGCTCTAGAGTTTTTCGCAGATGCAGACATGGAAAATTCTGTTCAGAATTGCTAGACAGTTTACATGCATATGAACAACTAAGCAAAAGTATAGAATAGAGACGATGTAAGTGTGAAGAGGAAGAACAAATCGCCATTGAAGAGATGAAGAAGCTTTCGGCGGTGAAGACAAGAGAATGGAATAATAGATTTAGGTTAACCGTGTTtccttttttctattttacttttttaattaattacaaaattgtATTATTAAAGCTATTaccaaaatatcatatattttaattaagttaaaaattGATTAATCTAAGGGTATAATcgtattaatattaattaaaatcttaaagaaacaaaaatcttAGACAAAATCTTATTGAGACAAATTCAAGTTAAGGGTGTCCTTTTTTACCAATTTTCTCTATTAAAAAATTGGTAATTActactgtttttatttatctttaagACATAATATCATTTCCTAAGTTCTGACTCCCTCCATTTCAataagatccatgttctagaaaaaaaatttgtttcaaaaagatatatttttatgtttttaatgtattttttgtcaactaataatgaaaaattgtggttttcaaaaacattaattatatttcttgaaatcttattggtttataaatataggaaacataaaactataaaaaaactATGCAGTAATAACtatgttttaatatgttttcttaataagtgtgaaaattctataatatgtattatttcgaaacagatggagtattattttgttccattttttaaaagatgttgaattaaaataactaaattttaatggTTAGTGAACCAAAATTTTTCTCTAGTTATAAGAGTATTAGTCATTTGACTCATTTCCCGtagaaatatttattacaaTCAGATGATTATTAAACAATCCGACTCAAATGCCGACACGGGCAAACTCAAGCATTCATGGCCGATCTGCAGCTAGAAATACGGTTCACTTTGGGGGCAACCACGTTTGGTGTTCATCTTGCTTGGCTTAACCCGTACTTAATACTCAAATATCTCTCAAGTGATACAAAACCCTCCTACTTCTTGATAATCACCCGATACAATTTTTTTCCTAGCTAGTTTACTTCCTGTCTTTTGTTATGGGTCCTTTTGTTATGGGTCCTTTATGAACTAATAGTCCAGTTGAAgggatatatatatagcatCAGTTCCCTTTCTTTGTCTTTCTACAGTTTCAACTCCTATTTTGGGCCTTGCCAAATCAACTGGACTATTAGTTCCTCTCATATGTGTTTTCTTAAGGGTTTTAATACTGGGGTAAGTCCATAACTGACTTAAGCCTTatgatttatatgtttttttatttcttttcgcATTTAATTAAGAAAGCcaatttacaaaatatacaaaaatacacatatatatattgattttaattATCTGTGGTTACTTCATGCCATCACATAATaaattctcttttgttttgtgttttgttttttctttaaaaaaaacaaaagtgaatTTATTATGTGATGGCATGATGTAGCCAATAGGAGTCCCCAACTGTATTTATAAAGCACGAGAATATTATGTAGGAGTTCTTAAAGCTAGTTTGGTCTTTTACGCTACGCGTTTCCTCTCGGCACCAAATGACCATGGCACATGTTAAGTGGTTTCTGAAAATAATTAGACAGACCACAAGGATTTGTAGCCTTTGGATCTTTTTGTCCCCGTATTAAAGAAAGAGTCAGATGTCTATTTACGAGTTTTGATTTAGACATTTAAACATCTCAATCTTTTAGCTGTCTTGCAATTCAATTTGTCCTAAATCACAGCCTTCTCTACCAAATAGGCATATGgcaaaataatagaataaaatgTCTTGCACCGCACGTAACAAACTTACATAGAATGTTCACTGCCACAAGCTACAACGAGAACTGTTTGTGCAACTTGTGAATAAGAGCACAAGAAATTTTCAGATATTGGCTGTTCGTTTAACCCATTTTCgtttaatcatttttatatataaacggAAGAAGTAAAAGTCAATGATAAAGAACTTTTTAACACTTTCGTGAACCCtagatttttataaataacataaagCTCTAGCTTTTTCTAGCATTttatacaacaacaaaaaaaaaacataaaatccaCCTTTATGcctttaaaaatatgaaaaataatggGAACATAGTAACATgcttatttacttttttttctttcttttttaattaagttGGATCTGACTTTTAACATTCTTTGGCATCACCCATATGCATATGCTTCACCTAAAGTTGTAGACTTGTAGCTGTTGTTTCCATATCAATTTCCAGCCCGATCTATGCTCTCCTTTCTCCATCATATATTCTTATAATACTTTGCCAAGTATAAATATTCCCTAAAAGATCCGACTCCTTTTATACCATCTTTAgtaaattataaactttataataagTGCATATTATATTAACCTTAATTAATGTCATAAATTCCATTTTACATTTTGTTGGcgaatttcttaatttttttctaattaaattttCACTTGAAATAGACATTCTCCCCAtatattaaaaccaaaaaaaaagaataagataaGATTcattaaaccaaataaaaatgtGTGATTGGAGTTCATCAATAGACCAACCGCCCTATTATTATCCAAAATTTGAGCCATGATAGGTGGCAAATGGCAATAAGTCTTTGGCTTTCTATAGCTTTACAATGAAACACAGCCTGTTAAACTCAACAAATGATTGAGACGTTTACCTTTTTAAGTCATATCCGTTTATCGCGGCAGAACTTGTTTTCTtccaaaacaacaacaataatttCGCCAACATCTACTATGCCAAGATTCTAAGTCATGGCTTATGTAATACACTTCAAGTTAGtatactactactactactactacaagTTTCCATTTTCTTCCAGAAAACCAAGCTACGTGATACAATTTCCCTTAAAAAGAATGAACAAACGCAAAAGCTCAAGTGGTCAGTCACAAATACAACATATAtgcttacaatatataaatataatcatcatttcataaaaagacaaaaatccCAAATGGAAGAGCTTAAGTATCACCGATCTGATTACACACACAGAGTTTGGTGTCACCGACCATCGGCCGAATCAAACGTGTTAGGGAAACCAGAAGGCTTTGGAGGAATACTAGACTGTGTCTGAGAGTAAGAGAAGTCTCCATGGAACATTGAAGTCGATGTTCCTTCGTTTTGCTGCCATCTCTGTAGAGCTTGAGGTAAACTCATGTTGTTCACGTCGATCCCAaaactctcttcttcctcttggcACGACGGTTTCCACTTCTCCACGAGGGGACCTAGCACGTTAACCGCGTGGCCCATGTCTGGCCTCTGTTGAGGCTCACGTGCTGTGCAGTGTCCTGCTAGCTCAGCAACCCTGTGAATGCTCTCCAATGTTTCCTCGTCTGCCTCTAAGGTCTGGTCGATCGCCTTTGGGATGTTCTCTTTATTGATTAGGATTCTTCTGAACCATGTGACTAGGTGAGATCTCTCGTCCGGTAATGAATCATCTAATGCTTTTCTTCCGGTTATCATTTCCATAAGAACCACTCCAAATGCATACACATCCACTTTCGTCGTTACTCTTCCAGTAGCTGCAACCATATTATAACACACACATCTCAGATAAACGGATAGTACCATAACAAACTAGGCACATTGTGAAATTAACATGATTTAGACTAAGGTAGAATCAACTTACCGGCGTATTCAGGTGCTAAATAACCAAAAGTGCCTGCTAATCTCGTCTCAACAGAGTATTTCCCATCAGGTGCGTTCTTAACCAATCCAAAATCAGCAACCTTTGCCCTCATGTCATCACCAAGAAGGATGTTAGAGGGCTTTAAATCTCTGTGGATGAAGCTCTGCTGAGCCAAGCTATGGAGATATTCCACGCCTCGTGCCACGTCTAGAGCTATACTCACTCTCTGTTTCCATGTCAGAGGAGGGTAACCGAGTTCACCGTACTCAAACAAATGCTGTCCAAGATTTCCCTGCGGCATGTACTCATATACAAGCAATCTCTCGTTCCCGTTCACACAGTAACCCAACAGAGCAACCAAATGTCTATGCCTGACCTTAGTGAGCACAGCTATCTCGGCTTGAAACTCGTTCATCCCTTTATTACCCATCGCTGAACATTCCATCCTCTTCACCGCAGTCTTGGTCCCATCGTGTAACTCCCCAGCATACACAACACCAAACCCGCCTCTTCCCAAGATGTTAGCCTCGCTGAAGTTATTAGTAACTTGACGAAGAACCTCCATCGGAATGGTAACACTTCCACCTTCAAGAAGGAAACGCTCGCTATTATCACCACTACTAGGACTGTTCAAGGCATTGAAGTTATTACCTCCATGTCCATTCCCATATCCACCACCGTTACCGTTACCACTAGAAGCAGCATCACTAACCAAAACCTTCCCTGCATTCTCAGGATCCGTCGTCCTTCTGAACTTCCCatacttcttcttcatcacaaACTTGTAAACCACAAATCCTAAAATAGCAAGAAAAACAAGAACCGCAACGATCACACCAACGATCACAGGAGCCTTactcccaccaccaccactccCACCACCAGAAGACCCAccactaccaccaccaccacctttaGCACCATTCCCCGGACTAGAAGAATCTCCAGCATTAGTTCCCAGCAAAACGTTACCCGGTTTATAAGTAAACTTAACCGGAGCCGGAAACTTCGGTATTTCGCCGGTTAGATTGTTGTTGGAGACATCAATGAGCTGAAGAGTAGGCATAGACGTCAACCCTTTCGGTATAAAACCGGTTAAGTTGTTGTCGTTAAGGTAAAGACTCTTGAGAGAAGTAAGATTCACAATCGCCGGAGATATAAACCCTTGGAATCCATGTTTGGCAAGATTCAACGTGACAACACGCTTAGCTGAATCGCATGTCACATAAGCCCAACTGCCACAAGCATCGTTCCCTTGCCAAGACTCAGCCAACATGGAGGGATAACCCAAACCTCCGGCCACAGCTAAAAGCGTCGTCACCTGAGCATCACAGGGTTCTCCGGGTTTGGTAGTGCAGAAGAGGTTGTGATCAGCGGTTACTTTCTCAACCGCCAACGAAGGAAGAGGGCCTTGGAACTTGTTGTTGTCTAACGAAATGTTCTTGAGGCTTCCGAGGGGTAAGAGCTGTGGGGAGACTGTTCCGGTTAACTGGTTATCTCTGAGCTGGAGATCGAATAGGTTCTCGCTCTTCGATAGATCCGGAATCGGACCGGTGAACTGGTTCTTATGAAGCCAGGCTTGCGACAAGGAAGTCATACCGGAAAGCACTTGAATCGAACCGGATAAACCGGAGAGCTGGTTATTGATCCAGAGATTCTGAACCGTGGATTTAGCGAGGGATGGAGGTAACGGCCCGGTTACGTTGTTGTAGGAGAGGCGGAGGTTCTGGAGAGAGGCGAAGGACTCGAAGATGTCAGGCAAGACGCCGGAGATGGTGGTGTTGTCGAGGTAGACGGTGGTGAGGGAAGTCGAATCGGATAGCTCAGAAGGGAAGGTCCAAGGGGAGAGGTTAGGGTTGTCGCTCATGCTCAAGATCTGGAGGCTGGTGAGTCCGGCGAAGGCTCCGGGGTCGACGGAGTCGAAGAGGTTGGAGTCGAGGTAGATCGATTGGAGAGAGGTGAGTTTCGCGAAGGAAGGGATCTTGCCGGAGAGCTTGTTGCGCTGGAGTGTGATGGTTTTGAGCTCGGAGAGGGTTGAGATCTCCGGGGGTAAGGCGCCGGAGAGGGATTTGTCCTCGAGAGTGATGGAGTTGACGCGGTCGGAGGAGCATCGAACGCCGGACCACTTGCAGTAGCCGGCGGAGGAGGTGGTTGACCAGTCTGACGGCGGAGGAGTGAAGGATTTCGCTAGAGCGAGCATTGCTGCTCCGTCGTCTGCGGTGGTTGCGGTGAGGAGGGAGAGggtgaagaggaggaagaggaggaggaggtgagGCGTGGGAGCCTCCATGGTTGGAGATGCACGCGCGGCGCGTAGAGCGGAGGAGGGAGGAGGAAGGAGGTAGGGTTTCGTAGAGAGttttggagagagagaggatgaaTGGAAGCAAGCGCAGAGTGAGGTGTCATAAGCTGTTCAACAGATCAGTACTATTATAAACGTAACCCATTTTCATTCTGTTCCGTCCCGTTCCGTCACcctcttcttttttaatatttttgtttgtatattattatatggtAGTTCTCtctaaatggaaaaaaaaaacagaaaatacgTGTTTTAGTGTCTGTTTCCAATAGTCAAAAACTGTATGGACTTGTATTCTGTATATAGATAACTTATGAGCTTTAATAATTAGAGTAACAATATTCcgtttttaatatatgaatataattgAAAACAAAGTAAACTGATTGAGATAATTATTGCGCCGGGTGGTTGTAATAATGGAGATAGCATAATTTTGTGTTTGGTCGGTAATTAACAAATTTGGAATACAATGCAAGGCGGCAATAAGTATGTTTATTTCTGTGTGCAAGGATATGCTTGATCAGGTCCAACCTATTGGTGGTCGAGGACCACGAATCCGCGAACCTTTGGGCTATGTAGAAAGTGTTGATTCGATCTATTATTAGTTTTGGTTCTATCCAAGTATTTGATATTTGTAATTCTAcgcatctaagaaaatatacaatatttgtTCGAAACGGAATAAATCacaagttttgaaaaaaaaaacaaagaaaactaattaaaaatatgtttaaaaaaccTAATTTGTAATTTCAATTTTGTTATGCAATGTTTGTTTTGCGGATTAATTCTATAATATTTCAATAAGAGGTTGTCACGTAATCATAAGCttcattttatttacaatataatcTGTAGACCGACAAATGCACTTACCAGTTACCACATCGCAAGGTCGCCCGGAAGCCACTATAACCTATCCTTAAATAATTAAGTGATTGACACAAATTAATCAATAAACTATATCTTGGggaaaaacattatttttttctttataattattttgcaaaggtaaataaaaattaaaaacggtTTCTGAACTATGAGAACTCATAAACATATATGAGAGACAGGTCCACATAGATAGAATTTGCTCACAGTCTAATTTTTTGTGGCAGGTTATACAACACACTATAAAGTGAAAAAATTTAGGCATCATGTGGTTAtaataaagaaaatcaaatgtgAACAATACTAGCAAGGATGAGCTGTGTGTTAAAACATCAATGAGCTGTGACTAAATCATTCTTACGAATCTTGGCGGCGTTGCTGGATTTTGGGAGAAAATAATTGTCCTAAATTCATGTCTATCTATAATCCTGTGGCGTACTGCATTGTCATGTGTATAATGATCTACGCACAGAACTGTTTACGCAGTGGCTTTGTATATACATGaatgtataatataattaaaatgcaTTATCAGCTTTTATATGTGGACGTTAGAAAATTAGTAAGAATAGTCAGCATTGCATGTGGCAGTCTGTTCACGTGTCTGTCCGGCAAGAACTTTTCTCTTTTCCGAGTGCCCCGACCCCAGATTTGTTATTGTTTTGTAGGCAGTGTAGTATCGCGTTATTAATGACCCATATATATTGGTCTACTACGCtgcattttataaaaatactaatacaTTTTAATCTATTTACAAGGGCTGGCCCATGAGCTTGCCTTAATGGACCATGCTCCCGATTTCAGCCCAGCAACCTGACCTGATTTTACTGTTTCTTGGCAGTTCAGGATC is a genomic window containing:
- the LOC108812252 gene encoding receptor-like kinase TMK4, which gives rise to MEAPTPHLLLLFLLFTLSLLTATTADDGAAMLALAKSFTPPPSDWSTTSSAGYCKWSGVRCSSDRVNSITLEDKSLSGALPPEISTLSELKTITLQRNKLSGKIPSFAKLTSLQSIYLDSNLFDSVDPGAFAGLTSLQILSMSDNPNLSPWTFPSELSDSTSLTTVYLDNTTISGVLPDIFESFASLQNLRLSYNNVTGPLPPSLAKSTVQNLWINNQLSGLSGSIQVLSGMTSLSQAWLHKNQFTGPIPDLSKSENLFDLQLRDNQLTGTVSPQLLPLGSLKNISLDNNKFQGPLPSLAVEKVTADHNLFCTTKPGEPCDAQVTTLLAVAGGLGYPSMLAESWQGNDACGSWAYVTCDSAKRVVTLNLAKHGFQGFISPAIVNLTSLKSLYLNDNNLTGFIPKGLTSMPTLQLIDVSNNNLTGEIPKFPAPVKFTYKPGNVLLGTNAGDSSSPGNGAKGGGGGSGGSSGGGSGGGGSKAPVIVGVIVAVLVFLAILGFVVYKFVMKKKYGKFRRTTDPENAGKVLVSDAASSGNGNGGGYGNGHGGNNFNALNSPSSGDNSERFLLEGGSVTIPMEVLRQVTNNFSEANILGRGGFGVVYAGELHDGTKTAVKRMECSAMGNKGMNEFQAEIAVLTKVRHRHLVALLGYCVNGNERLLVYEYMPQGNLGQHLFEYGELGYPPLTWKQRVSIALDVARGVEYLHSLAQQSFIHRDLKPSNILLGDDMRAKVADFGLVKNAPDGKYSVETRLAGTFGYLAPEYAATGRVTTKVDVYAFGVVLMEMITGRKALDDSLPDERSHLVTWFRRILINKENIPKAIDQTLEADEETLESIHRVAELAGHCTAREPQQRPDMGHAVNVLGPLVEKWKPSCQEEEESFGIDVNNMSLPQALQRWQQNEGTSTSMFHGDFSYSQTQSSIPPKPSGFPNTFDSADGR